The stretch of DNA TTCCTGTATGGCATTGGCATGGCGATGTGCCGCAGGCCGAGAAGACGAAGCTGATGAAGAATCCCTCCGGTGTGCTTCAGATTACCCCCGAGTCGCTGGAAGGCCTGCTGATGAACCGTCCGAATGCCATTCCGGCGCTGTTCGGTGATCTGCGCTTTATCATTATCGACGAAGTGCATGCCTTTATGGGCGCCGACCGGGGAATCCAGGTGCTCAGCCTCCTGACAAGAATCTCCCGCATGGCGGGCTGTTCGCCGCGCCGAATCGGGCTTTCGGCCACGCTCAGCGATTATGACACCGCCACGCGCTGGCTTGCCGCAGGGACGCGGGAGCAGGTGCAGGTATCCGCGCCGCAGGGCGGAAGGAAGCTGCGCTTAAGCATCGAGCATTTTTCTTTTCCCGATGCCAGGGACGAGAAGCAGTCCGAGCAGCTGGAGCTTGCCCGCAAGGCGTATTATGACTATATTTACGACCATACCAGGCTCAAAAAAGCGCTTATCTTCACCAACAGCCGTACCGATGCGGAAACGGCGATCCTTGAAATGAGGCGCATCGCGGCGAAGCGCCAGGAACCGGACGTGTTCCACGTCCACCACGGCAGTATTTCCGCGATGCTGCGGGAGGAGGCGGAGGCCGCGCTCCGCGAGGGCCCCGGTGCGGCGGTCGCCGCAGCGACGCTCACGCTGGAGCTGGGCATCGATCTTGGCGAGCTGGAGCGGGTCATGCAGCTCGGGGCGCCTTACAGCTGCTCCAGCTTTGTGCAGCGGCTGGGCCGTTCGGGCCGGCGGGGCGACGCCGCCGCGGAGATGATGTTCGTCACGCCGGAGGAAGAAGACGAAGAAGCGCAGCTGCCGGCGCGCATGCCCTGGACCCTGCTCCGGGCAATCGCCGTTATTGAGCTGTATGTGCGGGAGAGATGGGTCGAGCCTCTATCGGTCCGGCAAATGCCGGTCGGGCTGCTGTACCATCAGACGATGAGCATCCTCAAGAGCATGGGCGAGGCTGAGCCGGAGGATCTCCGCGATGCCGTTCTCTCCCTCCCTTCTTTTAAAGGGTTCAGCGAAGATGATTATGATGCCTTTATGGCTTACCAGCTTGGACTGGGTCAGATTAAGCAAATGGACGAAGGCAGTCTATTGATCGGACTTGGAGGAGAGAAAATCGTAAACAATTTCCGCTTTCTGGCTGTCTTCAAGGACGATGAGGAGCATGTCGTATATAACGGCACGGAAGAAATCGGCTCAATTACGACCGTGCCACCGCCGGGTTACTGCTTCACGCTGGCTGGCAAGCTGTGGAAGGTGGAAGAGGTCGACAACCGCCACAAGGCGGTGTATGTGAAGTCATCACGCGGCAAAGTCGATACGTTGTGGCTTGGCGCGGGCGGCGACGTGCATACCCGGATTATGACCAAAATCCGGGAAATTCTTGGCGATTCGGCCCTGTACCCGTATCTCGCGCCGAGAGCGGCGGCCCGGCTCGAACGGGCACGGCGGCTGGCGCGGGAGAGCGGGCTGCTTCAGCGCTCCGTGCTTCCGGCAGGAGGGGACTCGCTGTTCATTTTGCCCTGGGCGGGCAGCCGGACATTCCGCACGCTGGAGCGGCTGCTGAAGCATCAGCTGACGCGTCCGCTAGGCCTGCGCTCGGTAGTGCCGATGGAGCCGTATTACATGGTCGTCGCTGGAAAGGCGGACGCCGACTGGCTGGAGGCTTCCATCATGGAAGCAAGCTCCGGCGGGCTCGACCCGCTTGCTCTGCTGGCGCCGGGCGAAGCCCCATACCTCGGGAAATACGACGAATGGATTCCCCAAGATCTTCTGCGCAAAGCTTTTTCCGTAGATGGACTGGATGTGCCTGGCTTCCATGAGATGGTGCAGCGATGGCGGAAGGACTGATCTCATCTAATATTACTAAAAAACTCCCGGTCCGCTGGCATCAGCAGATGGGAGTTTTTGCTTAAGGATTATTTATCTATAAATCCGAATCTGTTACAGCACTGCCGCGCCTACAGCGCCTCCGAGAATACCGGCTGCTACGACGGAGATGAAGACAAACCATACAACCCGGCGCGGAAAGGAGCGGTAAACCATAAGCAGCGAAGGCAGGCTGATGGCCGGCAGAGTCACGAGCAGCGCTCCGGCAACGCCCGCGCCGAATCCGAAGGAAAGAAAGGTTCCGATAATCGGAATTTCCGCAGCCGTCGGAATGACAAACAGGGTGCCGGCGATGGCGAAGACCAGAACGGCGAGAATACCACTGGCAATTCCGGTTCCCAGGGAAGGGAACATCCATGCCCGTGCAGCTCCCAGCAGCAGAACCGTAATGATATAGGCCGGAACAACGGCCAGCAGCATTCTAACGGCGGCGGCGGCCCAGCGGACCAGCAACGGGCCTTGCGGCGCGGAAGCTTCCACGACTGGCTTGGCCAGCGTATCGGGAACCTGCGTGTTCCCGGCGAATTTATTGGCCAGATAGCTGACACCAAACGTGAGAATCAGTCCAAATACGATTCGCATCAGTGTGAACTTCCAAGATAATACAAAGGTCATGAAAATGAGCGTTGCCGGGTTCAAGACGGGATTGCCAATCCAGAACGCAAGCGCGGCGCCTACCGATACGTTTTTCTTGC from Paenibacillus sophorae encodes:
- a CDS encoding DEAD/DEAH box helicase, with amino-acid sequence MSDNPFYRLAPFIKEFIYKNRWETLREAQVDACRVLLESPDHLLIASGTASGKTEAAFFPALTELYEKPSSSVGILYIAPLKALINDQFARLNDLLLEGGIPVWHWHGDVPQAEKTKLMKNPSGVLQITPESLEGLLMNRPNAIPALFGDLRFIIIDEVHAFMGADRGIQVLSLLTRISRMAGCSPRRIGLSATLSDYDTATRWLAAGTREQVQVSAPQGGRKLRLSIEHFSFPDARDEKQSEQLELARKAYYDYIYDHTRLKKALIFTNSRTDAETAILEMRRIAAKRQEPDVFHVHHGSISAMLREEAEAALREGPGAAVAAATLTLELGIDLGELERVMQLGAPYSCSSFVQRLGRSGRRGDAAAEMMFVTPEEEDEEAQLPARMPWTLLRAIAVIELYVRERWVEPLSVRQMPVGLLYHQTMSILKSMGEAEPEDLRDAVLSLPSFKGFSEDDYDAFMAYQLGLGQIKQMDEGSLLIGLGGEKIVNNFRFLAVFKDDEEHVVYNGTEEIGSITTVPPPGYCFTLAGKLWKVEEVDNRHKAVYVKSSRGKVDTLWLGAGGDVHTRIMTKIREILGDSALYPYLAPRAAARLERARRLARESGLLQRSVLPAGGDSLFILPWAGSRTFRTLERLLKHQLTRPLGLRSVVPMEPYYMVVAGKADADWLEASIMEASSGGLDPLALLAPGEAPYLGKYDEWIPQDLLRKAFSVDGLDVPGFHEMVQRWRKD
- a CDS encoding permease; translation: MSPVTNGSTYSNKPKDYKAITLAVIFLVIAVAGLSYVKWWPYYHKAFKAAAEHSIGSSIMTGKEATAPAPSLQAALDYAAAYFKSVWKAAVLGILLGSLVQVLIPSKWLLRVLGKANFKSTAIAGLASLPGMMCSCCAAPIAVGLRKKNVSVGAALAFWIGNPVLNPATLIFMTFVLSWKFTLMRIVFGLILTFGVSYLANKFAGNTQVPDTLAKPVVEASAPQGPLLVRWAAAAVRMLLAVVPAYIITVLLLGAARAWMFPSLGTGIASGILAVLVFAIAGTLFVIPTAAEIPIIGTFLSFGFGAGVAGALLVTLPAISLPSLLMVYRSFPRRVVWFVFISVVAAGILGGAVGAAVL